TTCCCATTTCTTGATAAAGAACCATTCTTTTTTCATAAATTGTGAAATCGGAACTTGTTTCTTGTTTGCTGCAAAAAAATCTGCCTCCACCGACACAATGGCTACTAAATCAAAGTAAGTGCCACTGGATCTGATTTGGGTATTTTCCTGTTTTTCAATTGATCCAATTTTTTGGGTTGTATCTGCATTTTGTTACTCGTTTTATGGTGCTTTGTAGAAAAACATTCTCTTTTTTTAATGCCTTTATTCTTGATTTTGTGCATTTTGTACTTGGTTAGTGCTTAGATTTGCTTGCTTGTGGTGTTGTTTTTTTATGGATCATAATTCTTTGAGGATTCTTATGTACTTTTGACTTGATctctggatctaaatttgtgctCCAATTTGATGCCCTAATTTAAAGGTGTGATCTTTTTTTTGTGGTTCTTTTGATGCTATCTCGTTTACTGCAACTGTATGCTAAATGCtgttagaaaaactaaaaaagaagaaGCCTTTTGCTGTAGTTGGACACAAAGTTTCTACCTTTGGCTTGGATCCGTGGAATTGTGTTTGCATTTTCTCCAACAGGATACTGAGTTTGTGCGTAGTGTAATGTTGCATTTTAGAAGTTGCCTAATTGTTGAATATTTGAACTTTATATCAGATCCTCTCTATCGGACAAGTCAACACCAGCAACTCCTCGGGACCGGGTGAGTAAAGTAAGCAGGGGACTATCAAAATCTGATGCGGATTCACCCTCGCCTTTTCAAAGTTCACGCCCGCCAGTTGAGAAGTCTCCGAGATCTGTAACTTCCAAACCCTCTGTGGAACGGCGGTCCCCTAAGATCAGTACCCCGCCTGATGTAAGTTTCGCAAAATACATTGACTACATTTCCTTGGTTTGCCAGCATTTTTTTCGGGTGGGTGTTGGTGTTTGATTCTACAAATGGAGAAGGCGAGGAGTTCAATGCTAAAATGCAACTTAAATTGCAATGTCCTGCTGTTCTATGTGTCTAATAAGGTGAAATTTGAGTTCTGATTCACCAAGAAAAAAAAGGGCATCCCAGTGCACAAGGCATCTTGCGTTCACGCAGGGTCGGGAAAGGGCCGCACcctaaggggtgtgatgtagggaTGAGTTCTGATTAACCATCCGGTGAATTATATGCACTAGCAGTTGTGGTGATGAGTCAATTGTATAGACTCTCTAACATTAATGCTAGATGGAAGTTATTTGTTTTTTTGTCTCAAAATCAGGCTGTTTGTGAAACTTATAAATTCTGATCTGGATTATTGCATGATTTAATTGTTGTCAGAAAAAGCCAATGCGGATCCTGAAGCCATCGGAGCTGCAAGCTGAATTGAATGTTGCTCAAGAAGACCTTAAGAAGGCCAAGGAGAAATTGGCTTTGGTTGAAAAGGAGAAGGAGAAAGCTCTTGAAGAAGTGAAGGAATCTCAGAAAATGGCTGAAGAAGCCAATGAGAAGCTGAGAGAAGCTATGGTAGCTCAAAAGCGAGCTGAAGAAAACTCTGAAATTGAAAAGTTTCGTGCTGTCGAGATGGAACAAGCGGGCATTGAAGCAGCTCAGAAGAAAGAAGATGAATGGCAGAAGGAGCTTGATGTCGTGAAGAACCAACATGCTTTGGATGTTGCTGCTCTCCTATCCGCCACCGAGGAACTTCAACGTGTAAAGCAAGAATTAACCATGACTTCTGATGCGAAAAATCAGGCACTCAGCCATGCCGATGATGCCACAAAAATTGCTGAAATTCAGGCAGAGAAGGTGGAAATTCTCTCAGCCGAGTTAGTGAGAGTGAAATCTTTGCTTGAATCCAGGAATGAAAATGAGTCTTGTGAGAACAATAAGTTAGTGGAAGATTTGAACCTTGAGATAGCGGCACTGAGAGAAGAAGGTAGTGAGAAGAATAAGTTATTGGAAAACCTGAAACTTGAGATAGAGGCACTGAGAACAGAAGATGGTGAGAAATGTAAGTTGTTGGAAAATCTGAAACTTGAGACGGAGGCTCTGAGAAAAGAAGATGGTGAGAAGAATAAGTTGTTGGAAAATGTGGAACTTGAGAAAGAGGCACTTAGAAAAGAAGATGAGGAGAAGAATATTTTGTTAGAAAATCTGAAACTTGCGACTGAGGCGTTGAGAAAAGATGACGGTGAGAAGAACAAGTTGTTGGAAAATCTGAAACTTGAGATTGAGGGATTGAGAAAAGAAGATAGTGAGAAGAATAAGTTGTTGGAAGACCTGAAACTCGAGATGGAAGCACTGACTGAAGAACTCGAGGAGGCAAAAAGTTATGAAGAGAAATTGGTGGAGAGAGAAGCTCTCCTGGAGCAACTTACTGTCGACCTGGAGGCTGCTAGGATGGCTGAATCTTACGCACATAATCTAATGGAGGAGTGGCAGCAGAAGGTTGAGGAATTAGAGGCTCAGACTCAGGAAGCCCGTCATTTGGAGAGATCTGCGTCTGAATCACTGGAGTCAGTCATGAAACATCTCGAAGGAAGTAACGATTTGTTACATGATGCAGAATCTGAGATTGCTTCTCTCAAGGAGAAGGTGGGCCTACTCGAAATGTCAACGACAAGACAGAAAGGGGATCTTGAGGAGTCAGAACGTCGTGCTCAGATTGCTAGGGAAGAAGCTTCTGAAATGGCAAAGAAGGTCGAGTCTCTTATTGCTGAGCTTGAAACTGTGAAGGAGGAGAAAACTCAGGCTATCGAGCACGAGAAACTAGCAGCAGAAAGTGTTCAGTCCCTGTTGGAAGAGAAAAACAAACTTATAAATGAGTTGGAAAATTCCAGGGAGGAGGAAGAGAAAAGTAAGAAGGCGATGGAAAGTTTGGCATCAGCACTGCATGAAGTTTCTTCAGAAGCAAGAGAAGCCAAAGAGAGGTTGTTGTCTAGCCAAGCTGAACATGAACATTACGAAACACAAATAGAAGATTTGAAGTTAGTACTGAAAGCAACCAATGAAAAGTACGAAAGCCTGCttggtgaagcaaaagagaaaattGATGATCTCACTACTTCAGTCGAACAATCTAAGAATGAGCACCAAATTTCGAAGGCTGAGTGGGAGGACAAGGAGCTTCATCTGATGAATTGTGTAAAGAAAACTGAAGAAGAAAACTCTTcaatgaaaaaagaaataaacCGGTTAGTAAATCTGCTAAAAGAGGCTGAGCAAGAAGCTTCTTTCAAAGAGGAAGCAGCTCAGTTGAAGAATTCCCTAAACGAAGCTGAATCGGAGGTGACCTATCTGAAAGAGGTTCTTGGTGAAGCAAAGGGCGAGAGCATGAAGTTGAAGGAGTCACTGTTGGACAAGGAAAATGAAGTGCAGAATATTCTTCAGGAGAATGAGGAGCTTCGTAGTAGAGAAGCTAAATCTTTAATGAAAGTTGAAGAGTTGTCCAAGTCCCTCAAAGAAGCTTTGACCAAAAAGGAATCTGAAGAAAATGGAGAGCTTTCTGAAAGTGAAAAAGACTATGATATGCTTCCAAAGGTGGTGGAATTCTCTGAACAAAATGGAGGAGGAATACTGGAGAAGCCTAAGATTGAAGTTATGCCTCATCAATCTGAGCAATCCACTGAAGAAAAATTTGAAGGAGTCAACATCACCTCGCGTGATGAAGCTGTTGAGACCTTAGCTGAAGTTGAGAAGCCAAATGGAGAACTGACTGGAAATGAGcacaaagaaaaggaagatgaaGATTCAGCAGAAGGCGAGTTTAAAATGTGGGAGAGCTGCAAGATTGGCGACAAAGACTTCTCTCCAGAGAGAGAGACAGTACAAGAAGAGGAATCAGAGTCGAAGAAAGATGTTGGAGAGAGCTTCGACCAGGTAAATGGATTACCTTCAGCGGAAAATCCTGAGAATGGTGGCACATCTCCTACAAAGCAGCAAagtcagaagaagaaaaaaccttTGCTTCATAAATTTGGAAGCCTACTGAAGAAGAAGGGCACCAGCAGCCAGAAGTAATAGACCGGTTGTCACCTATCTTGTGCCTGACGTGTAGAGAGGTATACTAAATTCAAGAGTAAATGTTGGACTTAATTGTGTTTGCTCAAaatctttgcttttcttttcttttcttttttttggttatttgttTTCTATCTCAAATAGGTGTTTACATAAGAAAAAGATTGTATCATCAGTAGTGTTCCATTCTTATTAGTTCTGGGGTTCAGTTTCTCAATGTGGTTTTATCATGTTGGGTGATAtcctttatttttgtattttattctttttagCTTTATTCTCTTTATATACTTCTAGTATCAAATTTGCATCTGAGAAGAGAGatgtgtttttttttcaaatgtacTTTGATATGGTCTAGGATTGGTCTTGGTTCCATCGTCTATATCCTAGTTAAACTTATGGCGTTAAATTCATTGCTGTTCTTGAAAAAATTGTTACTCAAGCAGCCAAGTTGCTCGCTTCGGGGGAGATCCGCCTTATGGCCAATTACAACTCTTCTTTTAATTATATAGCCCTTTTCCCATAACAAAACACAGCAACATTCATAATTAGCGGTTCAATGTGCATAGGTTCATAAGATTAGGAAAGTATAATGCAGCTGAAACTGTCCAAAAATAATCTGATTCAAAATTTGGTATCTAAATGATTAAATTAATATGAAGTCAAAAAATAACCTATTTGCCCCAGGAGGATATGATATCTTAAAACTTCATCACGTAAAAGATAAATTAGGTCTATGCGTATTCCTATTAAacttaattagaaaaaaaatattgaCAATAAAGTTTTACCCTTGTATAATGAAGTTTTTTTATAAACTTAGAATATGGCTGGTCAGTTGCCAAAATACAATTTTTAAGTGGTTAACAATCAGTCATATAACCAATAGCCCACGAGCATATTATTTGACAATGAAATTTTGTTAGCATGTTAATACGTCTCAATGTAAAATTAGCTAAAATAGAACATAATAGAAACAAATGGTTCATATATACCAATAAGAGGCTTCTTGGTTTAGTATAAAGGACTTATACGTCAGTATATAAGtaaatttgagatttaaattgAAGGATTATAATTCCAAAGATGTCAAGTTATTTTAAGAGATTATACGGTGTCAATTTGGAATGAACTTAATAAATGATCTTGACTTTGcggttaagaaaaaaaaaaaaaaaaaaaactagcgCGTAAATTTATCGGAGCTCCAAATAAAATCCTAAACTGCCAAACCAAGTAACTACTGAACCGCGTGGCAGGCAAAGGATCTTCTCTATTTTCCTTTCTACTCAGCAAAAACTTTCCTCTTTTCTCGCCCAGAAAAATTATTCTAATCGGAATCGGTGGCAGTGACAGTGAGAAGAAGGCATGTTGGTGGAGCTGATCTGTTTCCTTATCGTTGTCATAGTACTTAAGTACTTCTTTTACTATGACGATGTTATGGACATTGGAACCTCCGATTTCAATGCTCTCTTTACAGTCGCCGAAAGGTATTACGGTCTTCATCTTTTGTACTGTCGTGATTTCATTTGTGTTTTCTAGCTCCGATCTTCATTACATTGATTGTgatctttctttccttttgtgtCAAAACTAGACTTGAGAAGCTTTATGGCGGTAAGGCTCATGTTGGGCTTCAAATTCCTGACCAGGATTCTGGTTCTCGACAGAGTATTGATTTAATTCTCGTCACTAAACGGTGCGTCTCTTTAACCCACATCACTTTGTGGTACCGCAACTATATGTATGCTTAATCGAACAAGGTGTATCTGTGCAATTTATCTGATCCATTGGCTGATCAAACAAAAATGAATGACTCGTTCGTTACAAAAACTTTACCTATTTCCGTGGTTGTTGGCGTAATTTTGGTTTTCACGTAGGAGTAGGAACTTTTAGCATTCTCAAACAATAATAAAGGCTAAGGTGGAATGCACCACAGGTGCTTTACGATTTGCTGTCCGCCTCATACtacccggggggggggggggagctagCTTGAAGAAAGGGGGTTTAATTGAATCCCCTTTATTAAAAATCATGCGTAAATAAGGCAATAACTTGTTTTTTGTTATATATAAGCTGTTGAATCCCTTAGACATAAGGAAAAGTTCTAGTAAAGTTTCAAAGGGGATTCAAAAATTGCTTTAGGTCATTAGTTCAAATTCCAGGGGTCACATTTTTGATAAATAAACTACTGGCTCTGCCACTACTCGTACACCCCAGAACACTGATTGATGCTTCACGCCGTGATTGTCCATTCAAGTTTTATACATATATGTTACCCCTAGTCagtcaaatcattttttcgaCATCTTtgcttttgaatttataaatttttaatgtattttctttaattaattaatttctaaatacTTTTATGATATGAAAAATACACGGAACTTATGCCACGCCTTCCCTTGATGGTAGCACAAGGATATGTTTGTCTGTTTTTACCGTATATGTGATTTAAACAATTTTGTTTTCCTTCAAATAGATGGAAAGAAAAACCAGTTCATAAACTAGCCTCTTTTTTCTACAGGGAAGCTGTGGTAGTTTGTGTTAAGAATGTATCAGGGTTTGTATCTGTTGATAAGGACGGGAGATGGGTTTGTACTGGAGGCCATAAGACGGAGCGTCTCCCAGATCCTGTTAGTTGCAAATCCGTTCTTATTGCTTTTTTAGGTGTTACCGGATTTGACAATGCTAAACTACTTGATACTTGATTGATTACTCAACATGGAAAAACTTTTGTTCTCTATCATggatttttctatgattttttgcTGGTCAAACATTACCTTAGATCTCATAGATTCTGTGAGAATCTTGCTTCTACACTTGCACGACTGCTTAGGCGGCCAACTCCAGCCATGTTCTTTTATATTGCGGGAAATTTTGAAGTGAATATTTCTAGGTGCCCATTCAGTAGTTAACTTTTTTAATAAGGCCCGTGCAATGATAATTATCTTTAGGTCCTTTATACATGCCGGTATTGCCTTCTTTTAGTTTTTACTAGTATTTACATGAGCTGTAGGATTTCTTCAGTGATGGTCTTCCTTAGAAGGGATGGTGCTATGTCATCTCGAGTTTATGCTTAAGGGCTTTAAGGTAAATCACTATCTAGAACTATCTGTTTCCTGTCTACATGGAGAATTTTCATGATTGTTGATCCACTCTCCCCGGAAGGATAGATGTCACTTGCTCAAGTTCCTCTGGGAGGAATGTTCTTCTGATACTGTTATCCCATACGAATCCCCTAGAAAAGTATCCTTGGTTCATCTTACAAAGTTTCAGCATTATCTACATAATTTTCTTTAGAGATTGCTTTGGAATCATGAATATACCCGTAAGACTATTACTGAGAAGATGAATTGCCACAGAGATGTTAAGCAGCATGACTTTTGCTGCTTGCTTGTTAGGAAAGTAAGGTCATCTATTTTTGAGGATATCTGTGAGATCAAGAGCTCACAAAGTTGTGAAGTGAGATTTTAAtttgctttgcatcatttgtCTGATTTATAATATTCAGTTGAGAACAGTTCCATCAGATTCCACCTATTGCTTGGTTGATTGCTTGCATTAATTCTTTGCAAGTGCATACTGCATACAGCAACTACTACTACGCCTCAATCCCAAGCAAGTTGGGGCCAGTGATATGAATCCTAAATCTACGTCTTGTCAAGCAACTTGTCATCTTCTATTATTTATCATTGATCAGTGGAATTTGCTTCTTTACTGCTTATATCAAGATTTTAGTTTTGTGCCTTGTTATTATAAGTTTCTATATTTCAGGTAGCAGAAGCAAAACGATTAGTTCCTATTCTTGAATCCTACCTTGAACAAAGGGGCATTACCCTTCCTGAAGGATATTTGTCTTGCAAAGTCATATGTCCAAACCCCAATTTCCGGTATGCATTTTAATCATCTTCTGGTTATATATCATAGTAAATATTGGGTTTAAGCATGTATTCCACATAATTTCATCAAGCTATTCCTTCTAGACTTGGGGCTGGTTAACAGAAAACATAATGATGCTTTCTGCCAATGATTTTACTTGTTTCTAACCAACTCCTCTTTGAAGCTCGAGGAGCATCTTTTGGAAGCAAACTTTTGGAACTAATTAGAAATTAGATGATATGGATAATAACTCTTGAGATGTAGGATTTTAAAGGTTGAATTGAATGTATAGTTGTTCTGTTCCTAGGTGCTTAGCTCCATCCCTGCTCCATAGCTTAATATTACATTTTTTTAAACCAGGCTATAGCTTCCCGATCAATAGCTCGGTAAGGTAGCCACCTGCCCTAGTTCTAATGATTGATATAAAAGGTGGTAGAGCCTAGAGGGGCTGAGGGATGAAAAAGGTACATTACTAGCCGTCTTTAATCTGAATTGATAGAACTtgagaaaattaaataaaataagtaaacaattcacaatatacacttgtcatgtaaaaaaaaaatgCACCAAATATAAACTATTGAAATTAACTTTCAAATCATTTATGCTATTCCAGTGTTATGTTTCTCCTGTGATCATTAGACTTGCATCTTGTGATTACTGTTAAAGCTTACTTCTATCTTGCAGTACCTTTGTGTCAGACTCTTTTCCCTCTGAGGTCATAACGTATGATCAATGGATTCAACTAAAACCAGAAACGAACATGCTCTCTGGTTGGATTAAAGGTGCATTTCTTGGTGGGAAGAAGGAAATGCAGGAATCAATACATGAGAAGCTTAATCTTGTACTCGGCACAGCTCCAATGTGGGACAGGTCTCTTACATTGCATTCATCTTTATGTTGTTTTATGATTCTAATGTTTTCAAGAATTGGAATGAAACAGTCAGTTTGCCGTTATCACCAAGAATGTTGACCTATCTAATAGAACTTCAAAATTCATATGATTAATGTTGGGGACCGTCCTTTTaacaatgaaaaagaagaagttagggGACTTGCGAAAAAGTGTTTTTGGTTTTTTACTAATTCAGTGTTAGATCTTCAATGGACATAGAAGAATTGCATCAAGCAGTAGAGTGTTGGCTGATAAAGCCCGCCATTCCTGAGAAAGTGTGTGTGTGGTTTTTTTTTGGGGTATCGCACATGCTAGTGAGTTAATAAACATTCCTTCTGTTCTCTTGGAAGTAATTTGCACATATCCTTGCAGTTTAAACTGAAGTAAAGCCTTTCCAACTCTAAGATTTTACTCTTAATTATTGTGAATATCTGATAAATGCAGGTTAGAGCTTAAAGGTAATAAATTTGTTCTTGGAGAGTTTCTGGAGTTCAAAGGGGACAATGAAGATATTCAGGCACTGGGAAACATCAGGAGATCA
This DNA window, taken from Nicotiana tabacum cultivar K326 chromosome 4, ASM71507v2, whole genome shotgun sequence, encodes the following:
- the LOC107794335 gene encoding WEB family protein At5g16730, chloroplastic, whose protein sequence is MATKSKSSLSDKSTPATPRDRVSKVSRGLSKSDADSPSPFQSSRPPVEKSPRSVTSKPSVERRSPKISTPPDKKPMRILKPSELQAELNVAQEDLKKAKEKLALVEKEKEKALEEVKESQKMAEEANEKLREAMVAQKRAEENSEIEKFRAVEMEQAGIEAAQKKEDEWQKELDVVKNQHALDVAALLSATEELQRVKQELTMTSDAKNQALSHADDATKIAEIQAEKVEILSAELVRVKSLLESRNENESCENNKLVEDLNLEIAALREEGSEKNKLLENLKLEIEALRTEDGEKCKLLENLKLETEALRKEDGEKNKLLENVELEKEALRKEDEEKNILLENLKLATEALRKDDGEKNKLLENLKLEIEGLRKEDSEKNKLLEDLKLEMEALTEELEEAKSYEEKLVEREALLEQLTVDLEAARMAESYAHNLMEEWQQKVEELEAQTQEARHLERSASESLESVMKHLEGSNDLLHDAESEIASLKEKVGLLEMSTTRQKGDLEESERRAQIAREEASEMAKKVESLIAELETVKEEKTQAIEHEKLAAESVQSLLEEKNKLINELENSREEEEKSKKAMESLASALHEVSSEAREAKERLLSSQAEHEHYETQIEDLKLVLKATNEKYESLLGEAKEKIDDLTTSVEQSKNEHQISKAEWEDKELHLMNCVKKTEEENSSMKKEINRLVNLLKEAEQEASFKEEAAQLKNSLNEAESEVTYLKEVLGEAKGESMKLKESLLDKENEVQNILQENEELRSREAKSLMKVEELSKSLKEALTKKESEENGELSESEKDYDMLPKVVEFSEQNGGGILEKPKIEVMPHQSEQSTEEKFEGVNITSRDEAVETLAEVEKPNGELTGNEHKEKEDEDSAEGEFKMWESCKIGDKDFSPERETVQEEESESKKDVGESFDQVNGLPSAENPENGGTSPTKQQSQKKKKPLLHKFGSLLKKKGTSSQK
- the LOC107794334 gene encoding uncharacterized protein LOC107794334 isoform X2 translates to MLVELICFLIVVIVLKYFFYYDDVMDIGTSDFNALFTVAERLEKLYGGKAHVGLQIPDQDSGSRQSIDLILVTKREAVVVCVKNVSGFVSVDKDGRWVCTGGHKTERLPDPVAEAKRLVPILESYLEQRGITLPEGYLSCKVICPNPNFRTFVSDSFPSEVITYDQWIQLKPETNMLSGWIKGAFLGGKKEMQESIHEKLNLVLGTAPMWDRLELKGNKFVLGEFLEFKGDNEDIQALGNIRRSKRVPSSKFSTVLEIIVVKGHQLLTGKKSLSIPGQRLKFYQKVQLNHANTSYPRLFPCHLVPDLSS
- the LOC107794334 gene encoding uncharacterized protein LOC107794334 isoform X1, with protein sequence MLVELICFLIVVIVLKYFFYYDDVMDIGTSDFNALFTVAERLEKLYGGKAHVGLQIPDQDSGSRQSIDLILVTKREAVVVCVKNVSGFVSVDKDGRWVCTGGHKTERLPDPVAEAKRLVPILESYLEQRGITLPEGYLSCKVICPNPNFRTFVSDSFPSEVITYDQWIQLKPETNMLSGWIKGAFLGGKKEMQESIHEKLNLVLGTAPMWDRLELKGNKFVLGEFLEFKGDNEDIQALGNIRRSKVSKVTIQKTSMLGVASSKLQVLYRPRDYRGEGASASDWKEVTVHSRTEIKILPKGSTKPRKYKLSSVISLSFSA